Proteins from one Mycobacterium sp. EPa45 genomic window:
- a CDS encoding TspO/MBR family protein, with protein sequence MGKSIVATSLATAAAAVTGSIASRRGVETWYPRLRKPRYVPPNAVFPIAWTTLYADIAVTSAATIDKLWGNGEEAKARAYIGALGANLVLNASWSWLFFKAHKLGPSAVVAGALAVSSADLARRSAAADPKLGAALAPYPLWCSFATLMSTDIWRLNR encoded by the coding sequence ATGGGAAAGTCCATCGTCGCAACCTCATTGGCCACCGCCGCAGCGGCTGTGACCGGAAGCATCGCCAGCCGTCGTGGTGTCGAAACGTGGTATCCCCGGCTTCGTAAACCGCGCTACGTTCCGCCGAATGCGGTCTTTCCCATCGCGTGGACCACGCTGTATGCCGATATCGCGGTGACGTCGGCTGCGACGATCGACAAATTGTGGGGCAACGGCGAGGAAGCCAAGGCGCGGGCCTACATCGGCGCGCTGGGCGCCAACCTGGTGCTCAATGCGAGTTGGAGCTGGCTGTTCTTCAAGGCTCACAAGCTCGGCCCGTCGGCCGTGGTGGCGGGTGCACTCGCGGTCAGCAGCGCCGATTTGGCGCGCCGATCTGCCGCAGCGGATCCCAAGCTCGGTGCGGCGCTCGCGCCGTACCCGCTGTGGTGCTCCTTCGCGACGCTGATGTCGACCGACATCTGGCGCCTCAACCGTTAG
- a CDS encoding linear amide C-N hydrolase encodes MCTRVLWNTNDLAVLSGRSMDWPESTQPLIVGFPRGRDRDGSRPTGIVDDPNPLRWTSRYASLVTTVYGLGTVDGLNEAGLAGHGLYLNETDFGRRDTSKCGVQAGLWLQYLLDQADTVAEALRLMESVQLVKVSAHGRDANLHVALEDAGGDSAVIEFAAGSAVVHHGREFTLMTNDPTYDEQLKLLSLQDFSHPSRDMPLPGNVNPIDRFQRAAYYSALLPEPGSQREAIAGVMAIMRNVSVPFGAPYGEFGIYNTEYRTVTDVTNRWYFFELTTSPNVIWVEMDRLKLDNGPVAVDPYDGSLVGDIADRFAPREMAF; translated from the coding sequence ACTGGCCGGAGTCGACGCAGCCGTTGATCGTCGGGTTTCCCCGCGGACGCGACCGTGACGGGAGCCGTCCGACCGGGATTGTCGACGATCCGAATCCGCTTCGCTGGACCAGCCGCTACGCCAGCCTGGTGACGACCGTCTACGGATTGGGCACGGTGGACGGCCTCAATGAGGCGGGTCTTGCCGGCCACGGGTTGTATCTGAACGAAACGGACTTCGGCCGGCGGGATACCTCGAAATGTGGCGTGCAGGCCGGGTTGTGGCTGCAGTACCTGCTGGATCAAGCCGACACCGTCGCCGAGGCGCTTCGCCTGATGGAGTCCGTTCAGTTGGTGAAGGTCTCGGCGCACGGACGCGACGCCAACCTGCACGTCGCCCTCGAGGACGCCGGCGGCGACTCGGCCGTGATCGAGTTCGCTGCAGGCAGCGCGGTGGTCCACCACGGTCGCGAGTTCACGTTGATGACCAACGATCCCACCTACGACGAGCAGTTGAAGCTGCTTTCACTGCAGGACTTTTCGCATCCAAGCCGAGATATGCCGTTGCCCGGGAACGTCAACCCGATCGATCGTTTCCAGCGGGCCGCCTACTACTCCGCGCTGTTGCCCGAACCGGGTTCCCAGCGGGAGGCGATCGCGGGCGTGATGGCGATCATGCGCAACGTGTCGGTTCCGTTCGGCGCGCCGTACGGCGAGTTCGGGATCTACAACACCGAATACCGAACGGTGACCGACGTGACCAACCGGTGGTACTTCTTCGAACTGACCACCAGCCCCAACGTCATCTGGGTCGAGATGGACCGGTTGAAGCTCGACAACGGGCCGGTGGCCGTCGATCCCTACGACGGATCGCTGGTCGGCGATATCGCCGATCGATTCGCTCCGCGTGAGATGGCGTTCTAA
- a CDS encoding LpqN/LpqT family lipoprotein — protein MNKMTAVATAGLAAVSLSFALVGCGSDSKNDSKTSTSTSTSTATSSSKSTEASTSPTQAAGKNKTIQDYLKENQITESPVKRGDPGAPNIDLAMPPGWSDAGQQTPDWAYGAIVFDTPQDKNDPPSIIAIVSKLTGNVDPQKVLEFAPGELQNLPGWTGLGDGANKSTLSGFDAVQLGGNYTKDGKKRIIAQKTVVIPGQDGLYVLQMNADALDGQEGPLMDATNVIDEKTTITP, from the coding sequence ATGAACAAAATGACGGCGGTAGCCACGGCGGGCCTGGCCGCCGTTTCATTGAGTTTCGCGCTCGTGGGTTGCGGGTCGGACAGCAAAAACGACAGCAAGACGTCCACGTCAACGTCGACGTCCACCGCGACGTCTTCGTCGAAAAGCACTGAGGCATCGACCAGTCCGACGCAAGCCGCCGGCAAGAACAAGACCATTCAGGATTACCTGAAGGAGAACCAGATCACCGAATCGCCGGTCAAGCGCGGCGATCCCGGTGCACCGAACATCGATCTGGCGATGCCGCCGGGGTGGTCGGACGCCGGGCAGCAGACGCCCGACTGGGCCTACGGGGCGATTGTCTTCGACACCCCGCAGGACAAGAACGATCCGCCGAGCATCATCGCGATCGTCTCCAAGCTGACCGGCAATGTCGATCCGCAGAAGGTTCTCGAATTCGCGCCGGGTGAGTTGCAGAACCTGCCCGGTTGGACGGGGCTCGGCGACGGAGCCAACAAGAGCACTCTGAGCGGTTTCGATGCCGTTCAGCTCGGCGGCAACTACACCAAGGATGGCAAGAAGCGGATCATCGCGCAGAAGACCGTCGTCATCCCCGGGCAGGACGGCCTCTACGTCCTGCAGATGAACGCCGACGCACTGGACGGCCAGGAAGGCCCGCTCATGGACGCGACCAACGTCATCGACGAGAAGACCACGATCACTCCCTGA
- a CDS encoding shikimate 5-dehydrogenase, whose protein sequence is MAKPALNKDTRLCISLAARPSNIGTRFHNYLYEQLGLDFIYKAFTTTDIAAAIGGVRALGIRGCSVSMPFKQDVLALVDHVEDSARAINAVNTIVNEDGVLSAANTDYTAVQRLIAEHGLDPDTAVLIRGSGGMASAVATAFRDSGFHHGTIVARNPDSGPELAQRLGFDWRRDVRDIRAPVIVNVTPIGMADGPEEHEPAYSDDVIASARTVFDVVAVPSETPLVVAARAAGKQVITGAEVIALQAAEQFERYTGVRPSPEQVATASAFSRS, encoded by the coding sequence ATGGCCAAGCCCGCGCTGAACAAGGACACCCGGTTGTGCATCTCGCTGGCCGCCAGGCCAAGCAACATCGGCACCCGGTTCCACAACTACCTCTACGAACAACTCGGTTTGGACTTCATCTACAAGGCGTTCACCACAACCGATATCGCAGCCGCCATCGGCGGGGTGCGCGCGCTGGGAATTCGTGGATGTTCGGTGTCGATGCCGTTCAAACAGGACGTGCTGGCCCTGGTCGACCACGTGGAGGATTCCGCGCGGGCGATCAATGCCGTCAACACGATCGTCAACGAGGACGGTGTGCTGAGCGCGGCCAACACCGATTACACCGCCGTGCAGCGGTTGATCGCCGAGCACGGCCTCGACCCGGACACGGCTGTGTTGATCCGCGGTAGCGGCGGGATGGCGAGCGCGGTGGCTACGGCTTTCCGGGACAGCGGGTTCCACCACGGAACGATCGTCGCGAGGAATCCCGACAGCGGACCGGAGCTCGCGCAGCGGCTGGGTTTTGACTGGCGCAGGGATGTGCGTGACATCCGCGCACCGGTGATCGTCAACGTTACGCCGATCGGAATGGCGGACGGCCCCGAGGAACACGAGCCCGCGTACAGCGACGACGTGATCGCCTCTGCACGAACTGTTTTTGATGTCGTCGCGGTGCCATCGGAGACACCGCTGGTCGTCGCGGCCCGGGCGGCGGGCAAGCAGGTCATCACCGGTGCGGAGGTGATCGCGCTGCAGGCGGCTGAACAGTTCGAGCGCTACACCGGGGTGCGGCCCAGCCCGGAGCAGGTCGCCACGGCGTCGGCGTTCTCGCGCTCCTAG